From Penaeus vannamei isolate JL-2024 chromosome 12, ASM4276789v1, whole genome shotgun sequence, the proteins below share one genomic window:
- the LOC138863531 gene encoding leucine-rich PPR motif-containing protein, mitochondrial-like, producing MLEKEKLEYVCLCHHAVESQCSLNFSGDLAGAVKEAESVFKQYKCLPMRIEILVQLILHSKQGGTSSKEHEKLLQFMLDIIVLSRGSLQAHHDLLFACLEAGQPSDAKKVLQNMGRNVDMRLVERQCDRYAKTEKDEPLLHFLTAYQGTNTIDQYKIYKALLNLYYKQSAGEKGLFLWTMMQEDEVKPTPSFLSTLASLLAASNIKIPFTVQ from the exons atgctaGAGAAAGAGAAGTTAGAATATGTTTGTCTTTGCCATCATGCAGTGGAAT CCCAGTGTTCATTGAATTTCAGTGGTGATTTGGCAGGGGCAGTCAAAGAGGCTGAATCAGTCTTTAAACAGTACAAGTGTTTACCGATGAGGATTGAAATTCTCGTCCAGTTGATTCTCCATTCAAAGCAAGGTGGTACAAG CTCGAAGGAACATGAGAAACTTCTGCAGTTCATGTTGGACATAATTGTCTTATCAAGGGGTTCTCTTCAAGCTCACCACGACctgctgtttgcttgtttggaagCTGGACAACCCTCCGATGCTAAGAAAGTGCTACAG AACATGGGTAGAAATGTGGACATGAGATTAGTGGAACGCCAATGTGACAGATATGCCAAGACAGAAAAGGATGAACCTCTTTTGCATTTCCTTACTGCATATCAAGGAACTAATACCATTGACCAGTACAAAATCTACAAAGCTCTCCTCAATCTGTACT acaaacagagtgcAGGTGAAAAGGGCCTCTTTTTGTGGACCATGATGCAGGAAGACGAAGTGAAGCCAACTCCCTCTTTCCTGTCCACTCTTGCATCACTTCTCGCTGCCAGTAATATCAAGATTCCCTTCACCGTTCAATAA
- the LOC138863640 gene encoding leucine-rich PPR motif-containing protein, mitochondrial-like, whose protein sequence is MNVEELECHLVELRANGLNSRGTLRRLLLMNVSNNNTQRVFALIKEAEADELSLSGGMMSSIMTTFPDSGNADSALAVYNELQTKYPSFNVDAYKVIDLCTLLVKKKRTEDAVDILNKYREDSSKPHAKKAIKRNCWNLLTAAAENQDHKLNKKDI, encoded by the exons ATGAATGTAGAGGAACTGGAGTGTCATCTTGTGGAGTTGCGTGCCAACGGCCTGAATTCAAGAGGAACTTTGCGAAGACTGCTCCTCATGAATGTTTCAAATAACAATACTCAACGTGTTTTTGCACTCATTAAG gaAGCAGAAGCAGATGAATTGAGTCTCAGTGGTGGCATGATGTCCAGTATCATGACTACTTTTCCTGACAGTGGTAATGCAGACAGTGCTTTGGCTGTGTATAATGAACTGCAAACAAAATACCCCTCGTTTAACGTGGACGCTTATAAGGTTATTGATCTGTGCACACTCttagtgaaaaagaagagaacagaag ATGCAGTTGATATCCTGAATAAATATCGAGAAGACTCTTCAAAACCACATGCTAAAAAGGCTATCAAAAGAAATTGCTGGAATCTTTTAACGGCAGCAGCAGAAAATCAGGATcataaattaaacaaaaaagatatttga